One window of Pseudacidobacterium ailaaui genomic DNA carries:
- a CDS encoding tetratricopeptide repeat protein: protein MTGYSRQDVLRILRIHPRQLRGWERSGLIAPRETYSFQDLVQLRKLRDLRATRLSAASIRASISAMRSVSGMANPLLEASTVRRGSRLIFRHSGVIMEPIARQFVFDFDGEHSHDPANVSGSILTPTQREAQTTRLFLEAVRCEETGKTGDAVRIYHEILALDPSHAPASINLGTIFYHQREFTEAEHLYRQATLADPEYALAYFDLGNVLDELKKLPEAIEAYTTAIRLVPTYADAHYNLALAYERTGQRRKALRHWTAYLKLDPIGPWATHARNQLRKILDREKLAVVHSNTRATLHRAKRQPPSLRLVR from the coding sequence GTGACTGGATATAGCCGTCAGGATGTGCTGCGCATCCTGCGCATCCATCCCAGGCAGTTGCGCGGATGGGAGCGCAGCGGACTTATAGCTCCCAGGGAAACTTATAGCTTTCAGGACCTTGTCCAGTTGCGCAAGCTGCGCGACCTTCGCGCCACGCGCCTCTCTGCGGCCAGTATCCGCGCCTCGATCTCTGCCATGCGCTCAGTCTCCGGAATGGCCAATCCTCTGCTTGAGGCCAGCACCGTGCGGCGCGGGTCCCGGCTCATCTTCCGGCACTCCGGCGTCATCATGGAACCCATTGCCCGCCAGTTTGTCTTTGATTTTGACGGCGAGCATAGCCATGATCCCGCCAACGTGAGCGGTTCCATTCTGACCCCCACCCAGCGGGAAGCCCAGACAACCCGTCTTTTTCTGGAGGCGGTACGGTGCGAGGAGACGGGTAAGACCGGCGACGCAGTCCGCATCTATCACGAAATTCTTGCCCTCGATCCTTCTCATGCGCCCGCCAGCATCAACCTGGGCACGATTTTTTATCATCAGCGCGAGTTCACCGAGGCTGAACACCTCTATCGTCAGGCCACTCTGGCGGACCCGGAATATGCTCTGGCCTATTTTGATCTGGGCAATGTTCTGGATGAGCTGAAGAAGCTGCCCGAAGCGATTGAAGCCTACACCACCGCCATTCGCCTGGTGCCTACCTATGCGGACGCCCACTACAACCTGGCCCTTGCCTATGAGCGGACCGGCCAGCGGAGAAAAGCACTGCGCCACTGGACGGCCTATCTAAAACTGGACCCTATCGGTCCCTGGGCAACGCACGCCCGCAACCAATTGCGCAAGATCCTGGACCGCGAAAAGCTGGCCGTTGTGCACAGCAACACTAGAGCGACTCTCCATCGGGCAAAACGCCAGCCGCCATCGCTTCGTCTGGTCCGCTGA
- a CDS encoding GlsB/YeaQ/YmgE family stress response membrane protein, whose product MFVIIWWIIVGLIAGWITGKIMKGSGYGALMDIVIGIIGALIGGFIMRQLGFAGQGGMIYTILVAVLGAVILTLLLRLISGRRAT is encoded by the coding sequence ATGTTCGTAATTATCTGGTGGATCATCGTCGGCCTGATTGCAGGATGGATCACCGGCAAGATCATGAAGGGTAGCGGCTATGGTGCGCTGATGGACATTGTCATCGGCATCATCGGGGCGCTGATTGGCGGATTCATTATGCGCCAGCTGGGCTTCGCAGGCCAGGGAGGCATGATTTACACCATTCTGGTGGCTGTGCTGGGCGCAGTCATCCTCACCCTGTTGCTGCGGCTGATCTCCGGGAGAAGAGCCACCTAG